Proteins encoded together in one Verrucomicrobiota bacterium window:
- a CDS encoding DUF1501 domain-containing protein, with protein sequence MNPHTDFHQFLLQRQTRRAFLGRSSQGIGALALASLINPAILKLAAATGAARKDKWTGIINPCHFPPKTKRVIWMTMAGGASHLETFDSKPKLAEMHGKPMPESFTKGRQIAQLQGAKLVCFGPQHKFKKFGACGAEICELFEHIGSVADEICFVRSMTTDAINHDPAHMFMNTGSQIAGRPSMGSWVVYGLGADAEDLPGFVVLTSLGKGGQNQPIAARQWAAGFLPSRFQGVHLRSKGDPVLYLSTPPGVTRDQQRDVVQTVNALDARYDAIVDDPEIATRIAQYEMAFQMQASVPELMNISQEPQHILDLYGCKPGDGSFASNCLLARRLAERGVRFIQLYHKDWDHHGGVKEGVRLKALEVDRACMALITDLKHRGMLNDTLVVWAGEFGRTPMSQGGDGRDHHNAGFSIWLSGGGIKGGIGYGATDELGYDAVENRVNVHDLHATMLRLLGIDHMKLTVKFQGLDARLSGTGADGHVIDGILA encoded by the coding sequence ATGAACCCCCACACTGATTTCCACCAGTTTCTCCTCCAGCGCCAGACCCGCCGCGCCTTTCTGGGCCGCTCGTCGCAAGGGATCGGTGCGCTCGCGCTGGCGTCGCTCATCAATCCCGCGATTCTTAAGCTCGCCGCCGCCACAGGCGCGGCACGCAAAGACAAATGGACCGGCATCATCAATCCTTGCCACTTTCCACCGAAAACCAAGCGCGTCATCTGGATGACCATGGCGGGCGGGGCCTCGCACCTGGAGACTTTCGACTCCAAGCCGAAGCTCGCGGAGATGCATGGCAAGCCGATGCCGGAATCGTTCACCAAGGGCCGGCAAATCGCGCAACTCCAGGGCGCCAAGCTCGTCTGCTTCGGACCGCAGCACAAATTCAAAAAGTTCGGCGCATGCGGCGCTGAGATTTGCGAATTGTTCGAGCACATCGGCTCAGTCGCGGATGAAATCTGCTTCGTCCGGTCGATGACGACCGATGCGATCAATCATGATCCGGCGCACATGTTCATGAACACCGGTTCGCAAATTGCGGGGCGTCCCAGCATGGGGTCGTGGGTGGTGTACGGCCTGGGCGCTGATGCAGAGGATTTACCGGGGTTTGTGGTGCTCACGTCGCTGGGCAAAGGCGGCCAGAACCAACCGATTGCGGCGCGCCAATGGGCTGCCGGATTCTTGCCCAGCCGGTTTCAAGGCGTGCACCTGCGCAGCAAAGGCGATCCGGTGCTGTATCTGAGCACGCCGCCCGGTGTCACTCGCGACCAGCAGCGCGACGTGGTTCAAACCGTCAACGCCCTCGACGCCAGATACGACGCCATCGTGGACGACCCGGAGATCGCCACCCGCATCGCCCAGTATGAAATGGCGTTTCAGATGCAGGCCAGCGTGCCGGAGCTGATGAACATCAGCCAGGAGCCGCAACACATTCTCGATCTGTACGGCTGCAAACCCGGCGACGGCTCTTTCGCTTCGAATTGCCTTCTGGCACGCCGCCTCGCGGAACGCGGCGTGCGCTTCATCCAGCTTTACCACAAAGACTGGGACCACCACGGCGGCGTGAAAGAAGGCGTGCGGCTGAAGGCCCTCGAAGTGGATCGCGCGTGCATGGCCTTGATCACTGATCTCAAGCATCGCGGCATGCTGAACGACACGCTGGTCGTGTGGGCGGGAGAATTTGGACGAACGCCCATGAGCCAGGGCGGCGATGGGCGCGATCATCACAACGCGGGCTTCAGCATCTGGCTTTCCGGCGGCGGGATCAAGGGCGGCATCGGTTACGGCGCCACGGATGAACTGGGCTACGATGCCGTGGAGAATCGAGTCAACGTTCACGACCTGCATGCGACGATGCTGCGGTTGCTCGGCATCGATCACATGAAACTCACCGTCAAATTCCAGGGCCTCGACGCCCGGCTCTCCGGTACGGGTGCCGACGGCCACGTGATCGACGGAATCCTGGCTTGA
- a CDS encoding sulfatase — protein sequence MKLLLICSLLAFPLGAAEPRLPNIIFILIDDMGWTDLGCFGSTFYKTPHIDKLAASGMKFTDAYAACPVCSPTRASILTGKYPARLHLTDWLPGRRDMPSQKLLRPQIRQELALEELTLAEALKAKGYATAHVGKWHLGGRGFEPQKQGFDLNVAGDHTGTPLSYFHPFQRDGRFMPGLERGEEGEYLTDRLTAEAERFIEQNKAQPFFLYLAHYGVHIPLRAKAELTAKFHTLSASATHSNAIYAAMIASVDESVGRLLKKLDDLKLAENTVVVFTTDNGGLSVKEGPNTPATSNSPLRAGKGYLYEGGIRVPLIVRWPGVTKHGSACRTPVSSVDYYPTLLEIAGVKPVQGQLIDGVSVAPLLRQAGELKRDALFWHYPHYSNQGGRPGSAIREGDFKLIEFFEGRQELYDVREDIGEQNDLARQFPDKAAALHKKLSDWRRQVNAQMMAPNPDYKLAPPQP from the coding sequence ATGAAACTTCTTCTGATTTGCAGCCTCCTCGCCTTTCCGCTTGGTGCGGCTGAACCGCGCCTGCCAAACATCATCTTCATTCTCATCGATGACATGGGCTGGACCGATCTCGGGTGTTTTGGAAGCACGTTCTACAAGACACCCCACATCGACAAGCTGGCCGCGTCGGGCATGAAATTCACCGACGCCTACGCCGCGTGCCCCGTCTGTTCGCCCACGCGAGCCAGCATCCTGACCGGCAAATATCCCGCGCGGCTTCACTTGACCGACTGGCTTCCCGGCCGGCGCGATATGCCTTCGCAAAAGCTCTTGCGCCCTCAAATCCGGCAGGAACTGGCCTTGGAAGAACTAACTTTGGCAGAAGCCTTGAAGGCCAAAGGATACGCCACGGCGCACGTCGGCAAATGGCATCTCGGCGGAAGAGGTTTCGAACCGCAGAAACAAGGCTTCGACCTCAACGTGGCGGGGGATCATACCGGCACGCCCCTGAGCTATTTCCATCCCTTCCAGCGCGACGGCCGATTCATGCCGGGATTGGAGCGCGGCGAAGAGGGTGAATACCTGACCGACCGGCTGACGGCCGAGGCGGAGAGGTTCATCGAACAAAACAAAGCCCAGCCGTTCTTCCTCTATCTGGCTCATTACGGCGTTCACATTCCGCTCCGGGCCAAGGCAGAACTCACGGCGAAATTTCATACGCTCTCCGCCAGTGCGACTCATAGCAACGCGATTTACGCCGCGATGATCGCCAGCGTCGATGAAAGCGTCGGGCGCCTCCTGAAGAAGCTGGATGATCTGAAGCTCGCCGAGAACACGGTCGTTGTCTTCACGACCGACAACGGCGGCCTGTCCGTCAAGGAAGGTCCGAACACGCCTGCGACCTCCAACTCGCCGCTTCGCGCGGGCAAAGGCTACCTCTACGAAGGCGGGATTCGCGTGCCGTTGATCGTTCGTTGGCCGGGCGTCACCAAGCACGGCAGCGCATGCCGCACGCCGGTCAGCAGCGTGGACTATTACCCCACGCTCCTTGAGATCGCGGGCGTGAAGCCTGTTCAAGGCCAGTTAATCGATGGCGTGAGCGTGGCGCCCCTGCTCAGGCAAGCCGGTGAATTGAAACGCGACGCGTTGTTCTGGCATTACCCGCATTACAGCAACCAGGGCGGAAGACCCGGCAGCGCAATCCGCGAGGGCGATTTCAAGCTTATTGAGTTCTTCGAGGGCCGGCAGGAACTCTACGACGTCCGCGAAGACATTGGAGAACAGAACGATTTGGCCAGGCAATTTCCCGACAAAGCCGCCGCGTTGCACAAAAAGCTTTCCGATTGGCGCCGTCAAGTGAACGCTCAAATGATGGCTCCGAATCCGGACTACAAACTCGCCCCCCCGCAGCCTTGA